One segment of Desulfovibrio inopinatus DSM 10711 DNA contains the following:
- a CDS encoding bifunctional metallophosphatase/5'-nucleotidase, whose product MKRFPCIPGSTRIGRHLLEGVFTLMLCFVWIDLSYAFSLRLLHLNDSHSRLDTEPYRFQRGQNTLVFSLGGAARIAAAVHRLAEGHDHVLFLHAGDSLRGTAYYTVFGGTADMAVLNLLGIDAMVLGNHEFDDGADHLATLLNDISFPVLAANITIRPGSALDGRVRPWTLFSMDGVHIGVFGLILPATATISSPGPDVAFTDPFAAARRAVSELRREGADIVIALTHQGYDRDCAMARALRGIDIVVGGHSHSLLGPPRLKKAGFHPEGPYPTVITGPQGKRVFVVQAFHNFKVLGALDIEYDEHTGTVTAAGHSDILVDPQYDVTLRNQTQRRELSPQNRYGLTPMKPDIVMAGLVQGFSAQLGEDTVVAHLDSSLSHRREPNAYGQGSEVAPLVAQALFEAAEHQGVRVDAALINGGGIRDSLHQGDVTERDIDSVLPFGNTVVVLHLTGKQLKAAIAHGVHHGGGAFPAVYGLRIEGCPTPKGSWIMTGLFLDGGASSGQAIDDKKQYTLVTITYLAQGGDGYPLKGVQALPLVPTVLERQAMKWFLQKTPRVYPQQAPVVTVSCP is encoded by the coding sequence ATGAAGCGATTTCCTTGTATTCCGGGTTCGACACGAATTGGGCGCCACCTTTTAGAGGGTGTCTTCACGCTGATGCTTTGTTTCGTCTGGATAGACCTTTCTTATGCTTTTTCTTTACGCCTTCTTCATCTCAATGATTCGCATTCCCGACTTGATACCGAACCCTATCGTTTTCAGCGTGGTCAAAATACGCTTGTATTTTCCCTTGGAGGGGCAGCGCGTATTGCTGCTGCAGTGCACCGCTTGGCAGAAGGTCATGATCATGTGCTGTTTCTTCATGCCGGTGATAGTCTGCGTGGAACCGCGTATTACACTGTCTTCGGTGGGACGGCCGACATGGCTGTTCTCAATCTGTTGGGTATTGATGCCATGGTGCTCGGTAATCACGAATTCGATGATGGGGCAGACCACCTGGCAACATTGTTGAATGATATTTCCTTCCCCGTTCTTGCTGCGAATATCACAATTCGTCCCGGTTCAGCACTGGACGGCCGGGTTCGCCCGTGGACACTGTTTTCCATGGATGGCGTACATATTGGGGTGTTTGGCCTGATTCTTCCCGCGACGGCAACGATTTCTAGTCCAGGGCCTGATGTTGCGTTTACCGATCCCTTTGCCGCTGCCCGTAGAGCCGTATCGGAACTGCGACGGGAGGGAGCTGACATCGTCATTGCATTGACGCATCAAGGTTATGATCGGGATTGCGCCATGGCGCGTGCTCTTCGCGGAATAGATATTGTCGTCGGAGGACACTCCCATAGCTTGCTTGGTCCGCCGCGTTTGAAAAAGGCTGGTTTTCATCCTGAAGGACCGTATCCAACCGTGATAACCGGGCCACAAGGGAAGCGGGTTTTTGTCGTTCAAGCGTTTCATAATTTCAAAGTATTGGGTGCACTGGACATAGAGTATGATGAGCATACCGGCACGGTAACGGCTGCCGGACACAGTGATATTCTTGTTGATCCACAATACGACGTCACACTGCGAAATCAAACCCAGCGTCGAGAATTGTCTCCCCAAAATCGTTATGGGTTAACGCCGATGAAACCTGATATCGTTATGGCCGGTCTTGTACAGGGTTTTTCCGCTCAACTTGGCGAGGACACAGTTGTTGCTCATCTCGATTCGTCGTTGTCGCATCGGCGTGAACCCAATGCATATGGTCAAGGCAGCGAGGTGGCTCCGCTCGTGGCACAAGCTCTCTTTGAAGCAGCGGAACATCAAGGTGTGCGTGTCGATGCCGCGTTGATAAATGGAGGAGGCATTCGGGATAGTCTGCATCAAGGTGATGTAACGGAGCGTGATATTGATAGTGTGCTTCCGTTTGGCAATACCGTCGTCGTACTTCATTTGACCGGTAAACAACTGAAGGCCGCGATTGCTCACGGCGTTCATCATGGCGGGGGGGCGTTTCCCGCGGTCTATGGCTTGCGGATTGAAGGGTGTCCCACACCGAAAGGGAGCTGGATCATGACCGGGCTTTTTCTTGATGGAGGGGCGTCTTCTGGGCAAGCGATTGATGATAAAAAACAATATACCCTCGTCACCATCACGTATCTGGCACAAGGTGGGGACGGGTACCCTTTGAAAGGTGTACAGGCTTTGCCGCTTGTTCCGACTGTTTTGGAACGTCAGGCGATGAAATGGTTTCTTCAGAAAACACCCCGAGTTTATCCACAGCAGGCACCAGTCGTGACGGTCTCGTGCCCATAA